The DNA window TAAGCAACTGCAGAATtacattattatgattattataatTTGAGGGTGCTTCTTTGGCTAAATAAATTGCAAGGCCCAAGACCAAAGTATTTATAGCAAATAATCTATAAGGCCAAATTAACCTAGGATATGGTCAGTCCTAACAACATGAAATACTCCCTATTTATTATAGCTATACTGAAATTCTTAAATTAAATATTCACGTTTTAAATGAAATAGAAGAGACTACAATAGGGGTTGCCTAGCTCCCATTGTCTGTAGGGGTTTACAAGCAGGGATTCTAGGGAATTAGACAACAGGAAGTCTGTGTGGCTCCTGGTCAGTTCCTACTCCAATATTAATCATCCTCAACAGATTTTCAGAGCATAGAAAGAAACTGGTTCATAATGTGCATATCCTAAACCTTTGTAATTTCACCACATCAGCGATGCAAAGTTCTATATCTGCTTGGAAAGAACTGCTTATATCTTTCTAATTCCATGACTAACAACGCTAAGGCATCAAGACcaaccaaaagaaaaacaaatcttcAAAATGGCATGACCTCCAAACCTTTTCAGAATAATAAACtgcctttaaaacaaaacaaaactctctaTCACCAAAATGATTGATTTGAACCAAACTTAAGAAAAGTCTGTGCTAGGGTATGATGTATTATATAAAATTTGTAGTAATGTAAATATTGGTTAAAATTGGGGTTGGAGGTTAAATGGGAAGCTCCGTTAAACTAACTATAGAGAGACTCATTTCTGCGTAATTACAGAATGCATGATATCTGCCCTCATCTTAAATAGAAGTGTGACCTATGCAAACTGCAGGTTATGACATGCAATACTTCTTGCTTCAAACAGCTAGGCTATGAAGCATAAATGTCTGCATTCCACACCTCCATACCAAAGATAAAAGTGGATGTATGATGGGTGCCCTGGTTTTATACTGGGCATATGTTGGAGTCTAATAATaccagttttattttaatttgctttATTCTGACAGGCAATACAATTATTTGATGATTTGTTGTATGAATTATCTAGTCAAGCCAAAGGACTAACCAGCCAGAACACAGAATTATGCAAAGCGGTGAGGAATGTTTTACAGGTAAGTCTATTGAAATGATAGACTTAGGTGGTTAGGTGATTATGTTTTTTACCAAAACCGTGGAGAGATTTGTGAAGTGTTTGTGCCAGTAACAGCTGAATGTAAAATTCCATTCTGGATTTGTCATAGTGCAACTAGTTTGAATATGTCAGGCAGTGTCCATATATTTCTGTTGATAAAGGGTAGTTCAGCATGTGTATAAATActttcaggattggggctttaGATTGTTAGTCTTGATTTTCATCATGTTGCATTGTGAGGTTTCATGTTTATTGACTCTATATGATATTCCATcatcagtaataaagattctgctggccagattctgctcttcaTGACACACATGCAGTTCCATTGTATTAATTAATGTTACAAAAGTGTAACTGAGGCTAAAATTTAGCCTGCAGTTGGATTTGAGTTAAAAATTTGATAGATCATGTGTAGGCCAAAATAGAATCAATTTTTTTCTCCAAGATCTGGATTGGGTCAGCAGTGCTAACAGGAATAATTAGTagtaaacaaagaaaaaaagcgaGCAGATGTTGTTCTAAATGCTCTCAAGGAGCAGAGCCAGTATTTAGGAAGGTGCCATTTTTTTTCATAATCACTTTTTAGGGTATAACTGTGCTTTGAAAGCTCTGTTAGTTGATACTGTCAATCTTGAAATAATAAATAGCTGATAAGCAGCAGACAATACAAACATGATTCTCATGTAAAGAGAATATGACATCACAGAAAAGCTGTGGTCTGAAACTGCTGCTGTCTTTTTTACAGAGCTTCATTCATCTTTCTGGCTTCCTAATACTTTTCCGTTTGCTAATGTCCTAAAAGACAGAGAACAGTTTAACCAAATGCACAAGGGAAGAGCTGCTTTACAATTTTTGCTTTTGAATTAACTGCTGCAGTGTATTGTTATAGATTGTGCCTTCAGTGATGATGATCTCACTTGCAGACTATGGTGCAGCTGCTGGAAACTCTGACGGGTTGTGTGCGACATATCTGTACCCTGCAGGAGCCTGTGCCTCTAGAGAGTATCCGTAGCCTTCCCTCTTCCATTCTGTATGTAATCAAAAACACATTTATGCACTGCAAGGTAGGTCTCTGGATTAACAGGAGAAAAAACTATTCTAGATCTAGTtatagatcatttaaaaaaatcctttgagATGTGATTTTGCTTTGAAAAGTTACTTTTGTGGCTTTCCATATTTGTTGTCTCAATACTGgatcaaatgtgctcagtttacaagtatgACGATGGCTTTTCCAACtgccagctctgcaaactcaGCGTGGCCTCTGAAAGCCAAGATCAGTTATTTCCATCTTGTGCATTATTACCAGTAATAAAGGTGGTTCTGATGAAATTCATACCGTTTAAGATGAGAAGGGATcattagattatctagtctgatctgtaTACCACAGGCCATTATACTTCGCCTGGTTACTCCTGTATTGTGCCCAATAAGTTGTTTAACTAATTAGGCCCTCATTGACACCCGTGCAagcccattgtcttcagtgggtttGCAGAGGTGTAAGTGATTATGGATGTGTTAATATTAACCCTATGATTCAGTGCAAATTTCAAGGCAGATTTGGGATTGGGATTAAATACTTTGCGTTATGTATAAAAACATGTTGGTGTCACATTTTACAGCACCTGCAGATGGAGGAAAACTGATTGTTGTGCTTGAAACCTTTCCTGCTGTAAGCAGTGCCAGTATCATAAGACATAATAATTTGTCATCCATCCTACTGGCATCAATTTCCCTTTTGAGCTTGTCTTCCTTGCTTATTAGAACCTTTAAATACTTATGGAGCCAGATTACACAGTGAGACCTTGCTAAGGACTTCTTCTCCAGTAGGCAATCTGTTATTAAGAAACACTTTAAAGTActgggaaacttttgggatacaACTATGTTTATCATGAAGTATGGTCCTAGATTTTGGTCGAAATCTGATTTTAGAGTCATGCATCAAGGGTCTGATTCAAAGTTCAGTTAAATCAGTAGAAAGACTCTTGCTGATTGactggtctttggatcaggccctaagtgagtAGGATTTTGTAGTTCATGCATAGTAACCACAGATGGTTATTTAAAGTCTACAGCTCTTGCTGGTTGTGTGAGTTGAAGTAGATTTTGTATTCCTTGATTCTGCGCCCACTGACATTTGTAACaaaaatctcattgatttcagcaggagcaACATCAAGTCTTGATTCTCAGACATTTTCTAACTCTCCCTAATCCCACATTTCCTACAGGACAGCGAGTCACTGTACAGTGGGTGCTTGCACTTGATTTCTGACCTCCTCCAATCTCTGTTTAAAGAGACCTATTCTCTTCAAAACCAGTTTATGGAGCTGCTTGATATGATCGCTATGGAATCTGCTTCTGCTGAGGACAGCATTCAGCACCTGATAATTGGTCAGTTTTCCAGAACTGGAAGGGGTTTTGCAAATGCAGTGATGTGAcagctgtgtttggttttttttcaggcATTGCATATACAGGTCCATTTAAATTCAGTGTTTGTTTGCTCTTACTGTTCCCTCTGCAGTGATCCACACTGTGCTGGAGATCTGCTCTGTCATTTCCAACATGGACCATGCCCTTCATGCCAACACATGGAAGTTCATAATCAAGTATGTTTTAATACTTTGAAGGTTGCTGTTGTGTATCCCAAGTGTATTTCAGAGCCACTGTTTTATAACTTGTTTAAAGCTaggcttttcaaaagtgcctatgggAAGTGGGGCGCTGATTCCCACTAAAGTTCAACTAGTAATGCATTCTCAGTGGAAAAAGTTATAAGCCTTGTCTTTGAAAGTGAAACACTCTTAAATCTTTTTTATAATGTGTTAAGGAAATAAATTCTAAATACAATATTATGATTTAAATGTTCCCCAAGGGTCTGAATTGAAATTCCACTGATATTGTTGGATTAGGTTCTGTCACCTTGTTGACACATCCTGTATCCCTTCTGTGCTTCAATAAATAGTCACAATAGGATTAGAGTGGTTCTGTCTCTGAGTTCCTTGGCATTTGTCAGAACACTGCTGCATTAGTGCACTCAGAaaccatggtgatgggtgcagtGTAGGAGCCTAGACAGAGTAGAGTAGGGTCTATGGAATAGTGCTCATTATGACCTGTTGTCTCTTGATTTGCCACTAAAAGGATGAATTTGATAGCATGAGAGGCAGTATGGTCtggtgcagtggttttcaacctgttgcCCGCAGACCcatgggggtccacagactatgtctaagatttcgaAGGTGGGTCCATGTCTCcattcaaaaatgtttaggggtctgcaaatgaaaaaaggttgaaaaccactgttctaatgGATTAAGTACAGGACTGAGAATAAAGGATTCCTTCATTCAAGCCCTGTCTTTGGCTTTGGTCAAGCCATTTAACTGTTGTGCCATAATTTCCGTGACGGTGTGAGAGAGAAACAGGTTCACCAGTGGCTTTGGGGCCTAGTGATCTTGACCTTCAACTTACTTGAACAACTGCCCATTGCAACATTTGTCTAGATGTTGGCAACTATCCATATCACCAGCACAAATAGTTGGATTCCATTTCTGCAGCAGGAGGCGGGGTGATACCTGAAGATCTCAATCACTGTCCAACATCTTTTTATAAAATAGTTTAGTTAAATTTGGGATGTAGCCAAGAGAATCCCCTTCCTAACCCTCCCCACAAATCCTCTGGCTAGTCTTGTGCAGCAGTGTAATAATGGTGAACAGGAATCAGTTACATATGGAGATGGGTGGAGAAAAATTGTTACACAGAAAAAGGTGTAAGGCTGTCTCTGAATGTGTGAGTTCTGGTGTTCCATTGCTCTTAAAAAAGACCTTAAACTCCCTCTTAAAGCAAATGTGAGcaggagatttaaaaataaataatctggCTGGACTCTCTTTCTCCTGGGATTTTCTGCAAGCTCCTATCACTTACCTAGGGATAACTACAGAAAACCACTTTCCTCTTTCCTACTCTTTCTCTCTGTCCtttccttctccccccacctctttCTTCTGATATTCTTATTTTAACCTCTTGGTACCCATTTTAGTAACACACCAAATAGCAATAACAAATGCAGAGTAGATAATGAGGTATATAATCAGCTTGTCTGTTGTGTTAATGTCAGTTATCTTTTTGTTTATGCATGGGATAGAATCAATAGTCTTTAAAATATGTGAAGagtgcatttttgtttgtttgtgattgACTGTGGTTATTGCTCCTGTAAAAGAAGATTAAGAAAACCCTTAGCTTATTAATTTAGCTTCCTAAAGAGGAGAAACACATGATAATTTTACTTGATAATTTGTCATGTGTTGCacattttgcatttcttttgcaCTATGCATCAGAGCAGGctacaacttttaaaaattagactTCATAATAAAGCATTTCACAAATAAATTCAAGTAAgcagaagaaaaatatatttaatcgttatttcattttgataatacCATTCAAAATTGTTGGCTTTTGCAGGAATTTATTCCTTTCCTCTCTGATTCCTGCTGTCAATTACACCAGCTGTATCTTCAGATATATAGGTAAGTGAACCACAAAGAATAGCTCTTTGATTCTACTGCAGGGCCATCTCTGTATGAGCTCTGAAAGTGTCTGTTGTAGTTACAGCAGTTCCAAATGTTACAAGACTTGCAAAAATAAGAGATCGCAGCAGTGACTCTCTGATTTGTTATATGTAGAATAGCTTTGGTGTATGGCGGTCAGAGAAATTTGTACTTCTTCATGGGAAACTTACTTTGGGTGCTTTAGTGTGATCTGTTTGTCTAATGTagctactaggggagagagagctcagtggtttgagcattgacctgctaaacccacggttgtgagttcaatccttaagggggccatttagggaactggggtaaaaatctgtctggggactggtcctgctttgagcagggggttggactagatgaggtcccttccaaccctgatattctatgattttaaacTGTCCTCCAAATGCCAGCAGAAAGGAATCAGTGCCATTATTACCAACATGTTACCAAACTCCTCATTCCGTTGCATTTTCTTCTACTAAATCTTATCGGTGGATCTACCTGGGTAGACCTTACTGTGCAGATGGAGTCCTTAACAACTGATTTTCTTGTGGTTACTCACTCCACAGGGCCTCTGCAATGAAATAACGaggcaacattttatttttaaaaaagtgcaaAAGAAATGTAATGCACTATTAAGGTTACATTAAACCCCACAAAGGCTAGGAAATAATTATTATCCCACAATAACCATATTCTGTTCTACTTGGTGTTGCACTGTGACAGAGTTTGTTGTTACATAATCACTTAACAATGGAACCTGCTCTTTCTCCTTTTAATTGAAAGTATGTGTGTGGTGGGACAGTTAGTTTTATTTTAGTTGCATTCTGGTGAAAACATAAACCACGTTTTATGCACCTCAGCAACAGTTATTTTGTAAAATAGTTCTTTCACTATGATCGAACATGGAAATATTCAGCCtgagcagatttttaaaattttttaacaACTTTAATGAGGGGTTGAAAATAGAATTTCACTCAAGAACATTCAGGCCTTAGTATTATACTGTAATCTTGTAAAAAGGGAAGATGCCAGGCTGACTAATCCTTGCTGAAACACTCTTTGCTGTGGCTTTGCAGACAGTACATAATATCATGGACTTTAAATTGCTTGTCACTTTTCTCTGAGATAGGATACTTATTCAGTTTGCCCCAGCAATGAGGAAAATAGCATCATGTAGGTGTAATTGAGGGCATATTTTGATGCTGGACTTGGAATTTAAGCCCAAATCCTTCAGTGAGTTGGGTGCAGATGGACACTTGTGCACATTTCATTGCAAGATCACGTTCTTCGTTAATCATTGTTGTTGATGATGCGTTCTCTCTTCTGCATGGGCTGATTTGGCAGGGCTTACAGGAGTGAAAGTGTTAAAAACTGAGCAAATTtattgagtaagaaggtgccatttttacatagtctCTTCGTAATCTGTTTCTATAATGCTCATCTGTAtagtatctaagggcttgtctgcatggggaaATTTACTGGTACAATTATACCGCTATAGTTATTAACCATGTTTAGTATGGTAGTGCCTAAGGGCCAGCCAAGAATTGGGCCCAATCGTGCTACACACTGTACAAACACCGAGTAGCAGACATTTCCCACCCAGAAGAGTTTACATTCTAATCCGAGCAGAcagacatggggtgggggaataAGTGTCCACGTGGGGAATTATGCTGGTATAATTATGCTGGTAGATGGCCCTGTGTCGAATAGCCCTAAAGTCCTTCCTATACTTCCTACACCTTTATGCCATTCTAGTTTTGAAAAACATGTCTCTGCAACTTACTTTGTATACATAAAAGTTTTAACCgaaacacagaaaactgccaCACCCACGCCAATTTCAGTGTGGAAATAAAATTCAACATCtaccattataaaaaaaaaaatcactcagggAGATGCCATTTAAACCTGTTCTTTCTTGGGAGATAGAAAttcaaaacttaaaaaaaccaaaacaaaatgccaccccaaaacACTTTAGGCCTACCTCTTAGGCaggcctacacttaaaatgctgcattggtgcagctgcagcacttaAGTGAAAATGCTCTTACACTGACAGGACAGCTTCTCCCGTTGGTGCAGTTAATccgcctccccgagaggcagtagctatgttgatgggagaagctctcctgtcaacatagtgctgtctgcaTGGGGGGGTTAGATCGGTATAACTGTTGCTCAggatgtagatttttcacacccctgagagacgtagttaTCCCGATACAGGTCTGTAGCATAGACCTGTTCTTAGACTAGTAGAGTGACCGAATGCACCTTTGCATTCACGCCCTACACacaattgtaataatctttgtgcaaaagatcatggtgaaatgtgtgtagcaacataATATGTAAAGTAGTGAACATAAGCTAAAATTATTACTGAAATGTTTTTACCAGACAAATCTGGGAAGGAGGTAACCTGTTCCTTAGAGACAATGGACAAGCTAACACCTCTAGCCTGGTGTCATCAAAGTTGACTGGCAAAGCACCCATCAAGTGGCCATTTGGCAGTGAATGGGAGGCAGGAACAGACTGATCCGCGGCCAGGTCTGCACTATgaatttacattggtataactacatcactcggaggtgtgaaaaatccataccccggAGCGATGCAGTTAGTTATacaccagtgtagacagagccatgTCGATGGGAGAGTTTGTCCTGTCGACATAGATACCACcttttgtggaggtggattaactgtgccgccgggagaagctctcccgttggcGTAGTAGCGTCATCACCAAAGCGCTatagtggcgcagctgcactggtgcagtgctttaagtgtagacctgctccGCGTTTTAGCAAGCAACgacatggaacctctttcaccacgAGATGCCATGTCTCTGTCCTCACAGTGggaaggaactttatctaggggtagcCCTCCGGAAAATGCATctcaaagggtgactggactataaagatgaggggcaaaaacaccccagggatatctttctttctctccctgtctctctcttgctctctctttcacctaagacgacaaaggaaccagccctttgactTGGTGAGGGATCgtgacctgagaatttggtcagccctgGTGCTGGGAACTTGGgataaggattttaccttgaaccaagactAGTTTAGTTTTAGCTACTAGAAAGCATTCTATCtgtatttctcttgtaaccatttctgactttaatacttatacttgtactcacttaaaatctctctctctgtagataaataaactttttattttttaaccaaaTGTAATCCAGTGTTGTCtgtaaactgaactgtttgggtaactccagttaaagtagcaaactgttggataatatctgaactgcccaggagaggctggacagtgcagaacacacattttggggACAGTCCAGGACTGGGAGTATGTTGGGGTCACTGCAAGTAGTAACCAGGTACTGCTGGAAGCCAGTAtgtggctggtgtttgctgacaAGCTGCTGgtgtcagagttgctggaccaggacTGCAGCTACACGCAGATACTCAGGAGGTGACCTGCCTGCTGTTTGTGAgcggcccaggttgggagctacagcagcaaagcattgtgaggcacccacatttgcagggcaggtggtgacagaatTCCCCACTGGTCTGGaccaccccagaatgtgacaagTAGGTTTTCACTTGATGCCGTctccctctctgctgcttaatctcattctgttttcttttttttttgtctcaatctctttttaatattttgtttttccctttttttccctaaGTTTTCATTTCCTGCAAAGCAAAATGTCGTTAACCTGTTATCTCTAACCTGCAGGCCAGTATGTTGGTACTCTCATCATCTGGAACAAATTGAACCTACAAATGTTTCCCTTTGAAGTTTTCCGCTCGTGCACCTATTGAGTAAATTCCTCTTTGTGTGCACTTTTACCACTTTTCAGCAGAAGCAGATTGGAGAGTTTTTCTTACTGTGGTTAAATAAATATAGGCCTTCAGTAGTTGGTTTAAAGGCAGAATATAGACACATGCTCAccgttttaaaatatattgttagATATGAAAATTATGCTTCCCTTTGCTCGTATCGATAGATCTGTTACTCCACAATAATAGTAACTCACATTTTTGTCTCTTCATTCTTATTTGAAATGCAGTGCTAATGAGTAGCTCTGTATTTTTCCCCCCAAGCAAATTTCCTCCTAGTCTGTATGCTCTGGTGATTTCAGAGGCCCATCAAGATGAAATAGCCAAGGTTTTTCTGGTGGCACTGGACCCTCTCATTCACCAGCTTCTTCCCTTCAGGCCTTTTGTGGAGCAGGTATTAAGTGAAAAATTAGGTAGGTTTAAAATATTACTGCCTTTGTTTAATAGTACAGTTGTGCCATCTCTCAGGAATAGAACAAGATATCT is part of the Mauremys mutica isolate MM-2020 ecotype Southern chromosome 8, ASM2049712v1, whole genome shotgun sequence genome and encodes:
- the LOC123375794 gene encoding uncharacterized protein C1orf112-like — its product is MFLPHINLSELEQTFFSKVLPKAIQLFDDLLYELSSQAKGLTSQNTELCKAVRNVLQTMVQLLETLTGCVRHICTLQEPVPLESIRSLPSSILYVIKNTFMHCKDSESLYSGCLHLISDLLQSLFKETYSLQNQFMELLDMIAMESASAEDSIQHLIIVIHTVLEICSVISNMDHALHANTWKFIIKNLFLSSLIPAVNYTSCIFRYIDLSPELHLPQCHLLVAIMDKLPSQPEDVQALWTTGSQFSEEVPRLSLFSALFLGFQQCSGELSLPVCLPGVMDDGQAEVPVTLYHHLCVHLCAFIASTPPSHFPQLERALLDAVLGSSMITSLLAMDSWCFLARLVFTL